The genomic segment CCGCGAAGACCGAACGGCCGTAGGTGTTGTTGCGGCTGTCGAACAGCGGGACCACGCCGCCGAGCGTGCGGTCGAGGCTGCGCTGCACGGGCACCAACGCGGGCACGAGCACGAACACGCCCCACAGCCCGTAGACCACCGAGGGCACGGCGGCCAACAGGTCGAGCAACCAACCGACCACCTGCCCCAACCGCCGGGGGGCCAGTTCGGTGAGGAACAGCGCGCACGACAGCGCCACCGGCACGGCCATCACCAGCGCCAGCACGGAGGACAGCACCGTGCCGAATGCCAGGGCGGCGATGCCGAAACGCGGTGGATCGGTGTCGGGGAACCACTCGCGCTCGGTGAGGAACCCGAAGCCGGCCCGCTGGAAGGCGGGCACGGCGCGCGCCAACAGGAACAGTGCGATGGCGGCGATCAACACGAGGACGAACAGCGCTGCTCCGGTCATGGTTCGCCGGAAGCGCGCGTCGCCGTTTCGGGACCGGGGGGCGCGGGTGGTGGTAGCCGTCATAAGGGAGGGGCGGGCCCCTCGCCGGCGAACGGTAGCGGGGTGCTCACGTGGTGATCGACTCGGCCGCAGCCCGGGCCTTGCGGGCCAAGCTGTCGGGCAGCGGGGCGTAGAAGAGCCGGCCCGCCGTCTCCTGGCCGTCGTCGAGGGCGTAGCGCAGGAACGACTTGATCAACTCGCCCTTGGCCGCGTTCGCCTGCTTCTGGAACACGATGACCCAGGTAGGCGTGGAGATGGGATAGGCGTTCGGCGCCGTCGTGGTGAAGTCGACCTTGATCTTGAGGTCGTCGGGCGTGGACGCCCCGTCGAGCGCCTCCGACACGGTCTCCTCGGTCGGGGCCACGAAGTTGCCGGCGGCGTTCTTGATCTTGGCGATGCCGAGCCCGCTGCCCTCGGCGAAGGAGACCTCGGCATAGCCGATGGCGCCCTTGGCCTGCTTGACCGCGCCGGTCACGCCGTCGGAGCCCTTGGCCCCCTGCCCGGTCGGCCACGGTATGTCCTTGCCCGAGCCTGCCTTCCACACCTCCGGTGCCGCCGCCTTGAGGTACGACGTGAAGGCGTCGGTGGTGCCCGAGCCGTCGGAGCGGTGCACGACTTGGATGCCGATGGCGGGAAGCGACGCCCCGGGGTTGTCGGCCTTGAGGGCGGCGTCGTCCCAGCGGGTGATCGTGCCCTGGAAGATGCCGGCCAACGTCGCCGGCGACAGCCGCAGGTCGACGCCGTCGAGGTTGTACTCCACGGCGATGCCGCCCGCCGACCACGGGATGTGCAAGACAGGCCCGCCCTTGGCCACGGCGGCCGACTGCTCGTCGGCCTTCATCACCGCGTCGGTGGCGCCGAAGTCGACGGTCCCGGCGAGAAACTGCTGGATGCCGGCGCCGGAGCCGACGCCCTGGTAGTTGACGGTGGCGCCGGGGCACCCCGCCGCGTAGTCCTTGATCCACTGCTGCACGATGTTCTGCACGAAGGTGCTGCCCGCCCCGGCGATGGAACCCGGGGCGCAGTCCTGGCGAGCGCCGGTTGCGCCGGTTGTGTTGTTGTCGGTGCCACATGCGCCGGCAACCAGCGCCAAGGCGAGTACTGCGGTTCGGAGCCTCATGCCTCGCACGGTAGGGAGGCGAGGTGGCGAGGTGGCTGCCGTCAGGTGAACCGAAGGTGAACAGTCACGCAACAGTGCGAAGTTCGTCGAGCAGACTGCGCACCCGCCGGTCGATCTCGTCGCGGATGGCCCGCACTGCTTCCGCGGGCCGGCCCGCGGGGTCGTCGAGCTGCCAGTCGAGGTAGCGCTTGCCGGGATAGAAGGGGCAGGCGTCGCCGCACCCCATGGTGATGACCACGTCGGCCGCCCGCACGGCGTCGTCGGTCAGGGGCTTGGGGAACTCCTTCGACAGGTCGAGCCCCACCTCGGCCATGACCTCGACCACGGCGGGGTTGACGGTGTCGGCCGGCGCGCTGCCCGCCGAGCGCACCACGACGCTGCCTCCGGCGTGGTGGTCGAGCAGGGCCGCGGCCATCTGCGACCGGCCCGCGTTGTGCACGCACACGAACAGCACCTCGGGGCGTTCGCTCATCGTTCCTCCACGTCGTCCGGGGCTTGGGCAAGGGCAGCGGTGTCGCCTGGGTACAGGGCTCGCACCGCCGCCAAGGCGACCACCACGCCCGCCGCCTGTGCGAGGACGAACCCGGGCACCGAAGAGGGGGCGATGCCTGCGAACGTATCGGTGAACATGCGGCCCACGGTGACAGCCGGGTTGGCGAAGCTGGTCGAGGCGGTGAAGAAGTAGGCCGAGCCGATGTAGGCACCCACTGCGAACGGGGCCACCGACAGGCGGCCCGTGCGGGCCAGCCCCACGACGAGCACGAGGAGGCCGAAGGTGGCGACACCCTCGGCCAGCCAGAGACCGCCGCCGGTGCGAGCCTTCTCCGACAAGGCGACTGCAGGCTCGGAGAACATGAGGTTGCCGACGACGCAGCCGACGATGCAGCCGCTCACCTGGGCGACCACGTAGCCCGCCAGCGCGCGGGTCGTCAGCCCGCCCAGCAGCCAGTCGGCCACGCTGACCGCCGGGTTGAGGTGGGCGCCCGACACCGGCCCAAAGGCGAGCAGGATGGCGACGAGGCCCGCCGCGGTGGCGATCGCGTTCTCCAGCAGTTGCAGGCCGACGTCGGTGGGCGACAGGCGCGCCGCAGCGATGCCGGAGCCGACCACCACGGCGACGAGCATGGCCGCGCCGAGGAACTCGGCCAGCATGCGGCGGGGCAGGTCGTCGGTCAGCGGACAGCCTTGGCGATCAAGGCGACGACCGGGCCGTGCACGGCGTCGTCGGTCAACGGTGCGAGGTCGCGAGTGAGCGCGGCGTCGCGTCCGTCGAACGATCGGTCGTCGACAGCGAGCGGTGCGGCGGGCGACTCGACATAGGTGATGTTGGCCGGCGACTTGCTGCGCGCCATGTCGAGCATGGCCGGGCTGAAATCGCACGCCGTCACCGAGGCGCCCCGATTGGCGGCGACCCGGGCCACCGTGCCAGGGCCGGTGGCCACGTCGAGCACGGCGTCGCCGGCACGCACATCGACGGCGTCGAGCAGCACGTGCGCCCACGGGTCGAACAGCCGCGGCACCATGACGTCCTCGTACATCTGCACGGCCGAGGCAGGCGACGCGGCGAACCGCTTACCCCACGCTCCTGAGACATCTTTCACTGCGCCTCCCCGGCTGCTGCTGCCTACGATCGCCGCCATGACTGTACGCGTCGACTATCACGCGTTCGCCGACGGCATCAACGCCATGTTCGCCCTGGAGAAGGCCGTGCGACGTTCCGGCCTGGAGCGGTCGCTGCTCGAACTGGTGAAGGTGCGGGCGTCGCAGGTCAACGGCTGCGCCTACTGCATCGACATGCACACCAAGGACGCTCGGGCCGCCGGTGAGACCGAACAACGCCTCTACGCGCTGAGCGCGTGGCGGGAGACGCCGTTCTTCACCGAACGGGAACGGGCCGCCTTGGCGTTCACCGAATCGGTCACGTTGGTGGCCGACACCCACGTGCCCGACGAGGTGGTGGAGGAGGCCAAGCGCCACTTCGACGACGACGAGCTGGGCAAGCTGCTCTACGCCGTGGTGGTCATCAATGCCTGGAACCGCCTCGGCGTCACTGCCGCCGAGCCCGTCGGCGACTACCAGCCCCGTGCGTGACCGCCTGCGTGCGCTGCACATGCCCGGCGAGCCGCTGGTGCTCGCCAACGCGTGGGACGTGGCGAGCGCCAAGCTGACCGAGGGGCTGGGGTTCCCGGCGGTGGCCACGTCGAGCGCCGCTGTCGCCCTGTCGCTGGGGTACGAGGACGGGCAGGCCATGCCGGCGCAGGTGGCGTTCGACGCCGTGGCCCGCATCGCGGCGGGCGTGTCGGTGCCGGTGACGGCCGACATGGAAGCGGGCTACGGGCTGCCGCCCGACGAGTTCGCCGAGCGCCTGTTGGCCACCGGCGCGGTGGGATGCAACTACGAGGACACCGACCACGGGGCGGGTGGCCTGGTCGACGCCGAGGTGCAGGCCGCGCGCATCGCCGCCGTCGCCCGGCACGGCGTGATCGTCAACGCCCGCATCGACGTGATGGAGCCGGTTCTCGACGAGTTGCTGCGGCGGGGCCGGCTCTACCTCGACGCCGGTGCCACGTGCGTGTACCCGATCTTCCAGGCCGAAGAGTCGGTGATCGCTGCTCTCGTCGACGGCTTGGGTGCTCCCGTGAACGTGTACCTGCGCAGCGCGGCACCGCCGATCCCCCGGTTGCGAGAGTTGGGCGTAGCGCGTATCAGCGTGGGCTCCCGCATGTTCAAGGCCTCGCTCGAAGGCGCCCGGGCCTACGCCGAGTCGCTGCAACTCGGGGTGTAAAAACCCTTTGTTTCTAAGGGTTTTTGCTTGATTGATGAGTCGAACATGTGTACGATCGGAGGGTGGTTGGAGAACTGCGGAACGTCGTCGAAAAGCTGGCAGTTCCGCTCGACGGCGACGCCTTGGCCGAGGTGCTGAAGCTGGTCGACCTGCTCAACGCCAAGGTGTCGAGGGCGATCGGCGTTCGACGCCGAGGCACTGTGGGAGCTCGACGGAGCGACGTCGATGACGGCCTGGCTCCGACACCACGCCGGCATGACGTCGAGCACTGCCAAGTCAACGGCCTCGACCGCTCGTCGTCTCCGAGAGCTACCAATGACCGCGGAGTACTGGTTGTCGGGGACCCTGTCGGGCGGCCAGGTGCTAGCGATCGTGCGCAATGCGACGCCGGAGTTCAGCGAACACGAGGCAACCGTCATCCCGGCGCTGATGGATCTGTCGGTAGTCGACACCGCTCTGGCGATGCAGCAGTGGAAGTCGATGCTCGACATCGAGCCCACGTTCGAAAAGGGCGTGCACCTGTCCCAGACCTTGGACGCCAATGGGAACTCACGGGCTCGCTCGACCCGCTGGGCGGCGAGACCGTGGCGACGGCGTTGCGCTTGGCCATGGTCGACGACCCCGACGTGTTGCCGTCGCAGCGCCGAGCCGACGCGCTGGTCGACGTGTGCAGGTTCTTTCTCGACCACCAGAGCGGTCGCCGCGGCGGAAGGCACCGCCCGCACCTCAACGTGGTGGTCGACTACGACGCCCTGCTGGCCGGCAAGGGCGGCAGCTTCGTCGGTGGCGGGCTGCTCGACGGTGCGTCGGTGCAGGCGCTGGCGTGCGATGCGGCGATCCACCGGGTGGTCAGCGACGGCCGCAGCACGATCCTCGACTACGGCACGTCGACGCGCACGATCCCGGCCCCGTTGTGGTCAGCGCTCGTGCTGCGCGACCGGCACTGCCGGTTCGAAGGCTGCGACCGTCCGTCGCAGTGGTGCGAAGCGCATCACGTGATGCCGTGGCACGACGGCGGCACCACCAGCTTGGACAACCTGGTCCTCAAGTGCAGCCGACACCACCATTTGGGCCACCAACCGGGCTGGTCCGAGAAGCTGAAGCCCGACGGCACCCTGGTGATCACCGACCCACGAGGCCGCACCCGCACCACCCGACCACCGGGCACGTTGGTCTGAGCTGCACGCCAGCCGGCCGTGCTTGCATCACCGGGCTACTGAGTTGCCACTTGTGCACGCAGCGGCGCGCACAAGTGGCAACTGATGTACGCACGCACCCGGCGTCGCATGCACGAAGTGCCATGCGCTCCCGCACCACCACCAGGGCTGCTGAGTTGCCAGGTTGGGATGTAGCGGCGCCACAAGGGGCGACTCAGGCGGGAGCGTCGTTGCGGTCGCCCGCGGAGACGCCGAGGCCCACGACGGCGGCGCCGACGGCGAGCAGGCAGAGGGCGGTGCCGGTGGCGGAGTCTTCGAGGAGCGAGGCGACGGTGGCGGTGAGCGACAACGCCGCCGTGCCCGCCCCCAGCCACGCCACCAGCCGTCGTGTGGCGAACAGCCCGAGGGCGACGACCACCAAGCTGAACACCAGCGCCAAGGACGACGCCGTTGTGGCGCCCAGTCGAGGCCCGGCCGACAGCGAGCCCACGGCGGCGGCGGTGATCCCCACCACGAGGAACGCCGACGCCAGTCGCCGCAGGCGGGCGCCGTCGAGCACGAAGGCGGCCCCCAGGTAGAGGAGCGCAAACAGCATCGACACCACGGCGGGAGCGAGCGGCGGCTCCGGCGCGTCGAACTCGAAGTCCTGCGCCGCGATCAGGCGGGCGTCGCCCAGCGACTGCTCGACACCCGTCGTGGTGGTCGTCGACGGGAAACGCGGCCGCCCGGGCGGGGGCCGCGGGATCGTCATGGGCGGGTTGAGGCGCGGGTCGGGACCGAGGCGGGGCGGCGGGATTGTCTCGAACCCCGGCCAATCGTCGTCGGGCAGCAGGGGCACCGGGCGGTCCGGGATCTCCTGGGCCGGGATCTCACGGCCCGGGACCGGGCTGAAAGGGAAACCCACATCGTCCGGGATCGTCTGCGACAGCACGCCGACCCACAACGCGAACAACGCCAACCCGAGGAACACGCCGTGCCCGCGCGCAGGCCCGACGGCGAACAACACCGACCACAGGAGCAAGGCCAGCAGGGCGGCGACGAGGACGTCCCCGTCGGACTCGACCGCGGCGGGGTCGTTGGCCAGGAGGAAGGACAGGGGCAGCACCGCGCCCGCGGCCAGCACCACGCCCGCCACACCGAGGGCACGCGCCCGCTGCAGCACAGAAAGGGTGCAGCCGGCCAACAGCGTCAGAAGGGCCAGGGCCAACCCGGCGGCCCGAGCGTGGTCTTCGGGCACTTCGCCGTGGAGCAACGAGACCCCGAACAGCGCCACCAAGCCGCCGAGGGCGCCCAGCATGGCGTCGACGGTGGGTGGCCTGCGTTCGTCCGACAACCAGTGCGGCAGTGCGTCGTCCGGCATGCGCCGGACGTTACCGTCAGGCCACTCGCCGCCTGCGGGACCGGAGGGCGAGCACGGCAACGACGGCTGTGAGCAAGGCCGGCACCAGCAACGCACCCCACGGCGGCGAGGACGAGGCCACTTCCGAGTCCACTGCCGCCTCGGGCACCGAGTCCGTCAGCACGACCGCCGTGGTGGTCGTCGTCGTCGCAACGGTCGTCGTCGTCGTGGTGGTGGCCGGCTGCTTGGGGCGAGGCAGTCCGGCGGCCAGGTGTGACGGGCGGTTGCGGCCCGAAGCATCCGCGGCGAGGTCGAAGCGCAGGGTCTCGGCCTGCGTGCGCACCGCGACCTTGGTCAGCCACATCTTCTGCGGCACCCACTCCATGCCCTTGTCGGAGCGCAGGTCGGCCAACAACGCGCTGGTGGCCTCGGCGTCGTGTACCACGTCGACCCCCTTTCGACCGAGCGGCAGCAGCGCCGGCCGCATCGGCGTCAGCAGGTAGACGTCGGCGTCGACCGGTTCGTCGGTGCCACGGCCCAACCCGAGGATGCGCAGGGGCACCCACGGGTTGCGGGTGGGAATGGTGAGGTGGATGGGCGTGCCGTCGCCCACTTGCTGGCCCCGCTCCTCGGCCGCCTTGGCGTCGAAGCGGGCGGCCATGAACACAGGACTGCGGAAGGCGTAGAACTCCAGCACCTCGGGGGCGTCGGGGGTGAGTTGGAACCCGTTGTCCTTGGCCCACGTCCCGACCTCACGGGCGCCACCCTTGAGGATGGTGATGTCGAGGGCGTCGATGCGCGTCTCGTAGACGACCATGGCGGACCCGGCGTTTCCCGCAGCCGTGCCCGCCACGAACGAGTCGGCCGGCGGCTGCGTCTCCCGGTCGAGGCGCTGCAACGTCCAGTCGCCGCCCCGTTCCACTTTGGTGGGCACCGCGGGCAGCGGCACGATCGACCCGAACTCGGCGCCGCCGCCTGCGAACTGGAACGAGGTGACGTAGTGCTCGACCCCGTCGGCATACGCGGCAAGCGTGGCCGTGCGCAGTAGCCGAACGGTCCCGTTGGGGGCGACGAGGCCGCCGCAGGCGGAGGCGGCGGCGGACGGCCAACCGAGGAACACGGCGAGGGCGACGGCGGCGATGCGCATGCCGGTTGGGGCGCAGAAGACATCGCTTCAACCGCCGGTTGATTCTGGGGGAACTCCGGCCCAAAGTGTCATGGTGGGGGTTGAAGCGGTGCGCGCGGGCGGCGATGTCGATCTCTTGGCGCGGGCGGCAGCCGGCGACCGCGACTCGGTGCGGGAGGTGCTCGACGTCGCCGGGCCGATCGTCTACGGGTTCGTGTTCGCCCGCGTGGGCGGTGATGCCTCGGTGGCCGAGGACATCGTGCAGGAGACGTTCGTGGAGGCGGTCCGTTCGGCTTCCACCTTCCGGGGCGACGCCGCGCTCACCACGTGGCTGTGCGCCATCGCCCGGCATCGCATCGCCCGCCACTACGCCCGCGAGCGCAAGCAGGAAGTGGCCCGCAGCGCGCTCACACTCATCGACGACGAGGGCCAAGCCGCGGCGATCGACGAACGCGACGCGCTGGTGCGGGCCCTGGGCGCGCTCTCCGCCCTGCACCGCCAAGTGCTCGTGCTCAAGTACCTCGACGGCAAGAGCGTGAGCGACATCGCCGACGAGCTCGGGCGCACGCGCGTGCAGGTGCAGTCGCTGCTGCAACGCGCCCGCGACGGATTGCGTCGACAGCTCGAGGGCTCTGCGTGAGCGACGAACTGTCGCCGTTGTTCGGCGGCCTCGGCGAGGCCCGCCCGCTCCCCGCCCACTTGGGAGAGCGGCTGGAGCGGGTGCTGGCAGCCGAGGCGGAAGCGGGCGTGGGCGCGCTGGCGACCGTCGACGCCCCTCGCCCGCTTCCCCCCCATGTGGTCGACCGCATCGAGGCGGCCATGATCGTCGCCGCCGAGATCGGGCTGCCCGACCACCTACGCCGCCGGGTGGAGCGCACGCTCGTACGCCGACAGCCGCGCCGCTACATTCGGCCCGCCCTCACAGCGGCGTCGATCATGGCCTTGGCCGCGGCGACGGCGCTGTTCCTGTCGGAGCCCACGTCCACACCCACCCAAGCCGTCTACGCGTCCGACTCCTACCTGTCGTCCGAGCCGGTGCTGGTGGACGACAACGCCGAGACGCCGCGGCGCGGGCTCGGCTCGCCCCGGTTCCTGTCTGCTGCATCGGCACCGACGGCGGCCGGTGGCAGCGCCCAGCCGGTGTCTGGGTTCACGCTGGCCCACCCGCCGCCGCCCTTCTACCTCTCGCCCTACGCCGCGCTGTCCCCGCCGTCGCTCGGGGGCAACGGCGGCGGATTCCCCTCGCCGCTGCCGCCCCCGCCGCGCGCGCCGGTCCGAATCGGCATCATCGGCGGCGACCCCGTACAGGAAGCGGGCTTTCGGGCCTACGTCTCCTTGGTCAATCGCTCCGGCGGCGCAGGCGGGCGACGCCTCGACCTCGTGCCCTTCCGCAGCGAGGGCACGGTGGCCACCGTCAACCTGGGTTCGACCTCGGTGGCGGACGCCTCGGGAGCGCCGGTCGGCATGCGGGCGCCGCTGCTCGAATCACTCGACGTGGCCGAGCCTGCCTTGCGCGGCGACGTCTTCTCGTTAACGGGAGTGGCGGAGCGCCAGGCCCGGTTGGCAGTCGACGCGTCCGGCGTGGGCGCCAACGAGACGGCGGTCGTCTACACCGCAATGGTGGGCAGCTTCGCCGGGCGCGTGCCTGACGCCTTCGAGTCGGCGCTGCGAGCTCGAGGCGCGCAGGTCGTGCGGGTGCAGTGGGACCCGCACAACCCGGCCCCGTTGGTGCCCGCCGCTGCCGCCTTCGTCAGCATCCCCGCGGCGGACGCCCGCTCGTGGCTGCACGCGGCCAAGGCGGCGGGGTACGACCCGCGGCGTGGCATCTGGGGCATCTGGTCGCTGGCCGACGACTCGCTCGTGGACGCCATGCCGAGCGACCTGCAGCTCTTGGCCCCCTATGCCTTTGCACGGGGGGACGAGCTGGCCGCGCTGGTGGACGCCACCGATCAGCCGCCGAGCGCACGGCTGGTGCACGGGTGGGTCACGGCCAAGTGGCTCGCCGTGGCCATCTGGTGGGCGGGCGACGACCCCGGGCAACTGGGGTCGTACCTGCGCAACGGTCGCTTCGAAAGCGGCTTCGCCCCCGCGCAGTCCACGCGGGCGGACAGCAACGCCCGCACGCCCGATGCCGTCGTGCTCGTGCCCGAACACGGGCGCTTGGAGCCCAAGGGGCCGTTCCGCACCGACAAGGCGCAGTAGCCCGCCGTTCTGGTCCGGGGTCAGCGTTGGTGGCTCGGGCACCACCAACTGGTGCGGCCGCCGACTGTGGAACGCAGCAACGGGGTCCCGTCCTTGGGACAGGTGCCGCCGGGGCGCCGGGCCGCCATGAGGTCGCCCTGGTGCGAACCGCCGCGGGCGAGCAGGTCGTCGAGAGCGCCGCGCAAGTGCTTGTGCAAGCGGCGTACGTCGGCGGTCGACAGCGACGCCGCGTGCCGCTGCGGCGCCACCCCCGCTCGCCACAGCGCCTCGTCGGCGATGAGGTTGCCGACCCCGGCCAAGCGGGCCTGGTCCATGAGGCGCGCCTTGACGGGCGCCTCGCTCCCTCGCAACGCGGCCGCCAGGCCGGCCACGGTGATGTCGAGCGCGTCGGGGCCGAGGGCCGACTCGTCGGGGTCGAGCAGCACGCCGCCCAGCCGCCTCGGGTCGCGCACCCGCAGGTCGCCCCCGTCGTCGAAGCGCACGGCGAAGCGGTCCCACGCCTCTAACTCGCGGTCGCTGGTGTACAGCAGCTTGTCGACGCCCGCAGCGCCGTCCACCAGCAAGCGCCCGGTCATGCCGAAGCGCAGCCCCAGCGTCGGCCCGCCGTCGGTGTCGAGGAGGAGGAGCTTGCCGATGCGGCGGGCCGCAGTGAAGCGCCGGCCGGCCAAGGCGCCCACCACGTCGGCCGCGGTGATGCCCCCTTTCAGGAACCAGGAGTCGGGTGCTGTGACCTCCGCCACTCGGCGCCCGACGACGGCCTCAGCGAGGCGACGGTAGGCCTCGACCTCGGGAAGTTCGGGCACGGCCACAAACTAGAGTTCCGCCCCTATGGCCATGGCTCCGCCGAAGAAGGAACGCTGGACGGCGCACTGGGCGCACCTCTTCGACGAGGTGGTCACCTCCGGGTTGTGCACCGGTTGCGCAGGCTGCGTGGTGGCGTGCCCGCACGACGTGCTCGGCTACGACGACACAAACGGGGTCTACAAGCCGTTCCACCTGGAAACCGACAAGGGCCCGGCCGACTGTGGCCACGGCGACCGGGGCTGCACCTCGTGCACCCGGGCATGCCCCCGGTTCCGGGCCTGGGAGCCCGAGATCGACACCATGCTCTTCGGCCGGTCGCGCCTGCCGGGCGAGATGGAGGGCGTGACAAAGGACATCATCCTGGCCCGCGCCACCGACCCCACCTTCCACGAGAAGGGCCAGGACGGCGGGCTGGTGTCGGCCATCCTCATGTGGGCCATGGACCACGGCTACATCGACGCCGCCCTGGTGTCGTACCTGGAGGGCGACGGCTCCACGTGGAAGGCGGTGCCCGGCGTGGCCCGCACCCGCGACGACATCCTGGCCTCGGCGGGCAGCCGGTACACGTACTCGGCCAACACCATGGCCTACGCCGAGGCCATCGAAGGCGGGGCCGAGAAGCTGGCGCTGGTGGGCATGAGCTGCATGTCGTCGTCGCCGCCCGCCATGACCGTGCGCAAGGCGGGCAAAGTGGCCCGCCGCTTCGCCCTCAACATCGGCTTGCTGTGCTCCAAGACGTTCGACGACGCCATCTTCGAAGAGCTCTTCGAGGCCAAGTACGGCCTCAAGAAGCAGGACATGGTGAAGATGAACATCAAGGGCGTGTTCCAGATCTGGATGCGCGACGGCAGCTACCACGAGGTACCGCTGAAGGAGTGCCACGCCTGGACCCGCGAGGGGTGCAAGCACTGCCCCGACTTCGCCGCCGAGCACGCCGACATCTCCACCGGCGGCATCGGCGCCTTCAACGACTGGACGCTGACGATCGTGCGCACCGACCTGGGCCGCGAGATCCTCATCAAGATGCTCGAGGACGGCACCATCGAAGGCCGCCCGGGCGACGACGACCCCGGCGCCATCGAGCTGTTGCGCAAGCTGTCGACGGTGAGCCGGCGACGGTGGCCGGAATGGCACCCGGTGCAGGACCCGCGCCTCGGCGTGCCGCCGCCCAAGCCAAAGGTGAAAGCACCCGAGCCGGCCTAGGCTGACGGCCATGTCAGAAGCCGTGATCGTCGCCACCGCTCGCACGCCTATCGGCCGAGCCTTCAAAGGGTCTCTGAAGGACGTCAGGGCCGACGACTTGAGCGGGTTCATCATCAAGTCGTTGCTGGAAAAGGTGCCGGCCGTCGACCCGGGCACAGTGCAGGACGTCATCTGGGGCGCCGCCAACCACGCAGGCGAGCAGTCGATGAACGTGGCCCGCAACGCGGGCGCACTGGCCGGGCTGCCCGACACCGTGCCGGGCACGACGGTCAACCGTTTCTGTGCTTCGTCGCTCCAGTCGATCCGCATGGCCTTCCACGCCATCAAGGCGGGCGAGGGCGACTGCTTCGTGGCGGGTGGGGTCGAGAGCGTCAGCCGCACCGGCGGCAAGGGCTTCGACAAGGAAGACGCCAACCCCCGCTTCCTCGACAAGGACCGGCCCGACTACGTCAACCAGATGTACATCCCCATGGGCTTCACCGCCGAGAACGTGGCCGAGAAGTACGACGTGTCGCGGGAGCGCATGGACGAGTACGCCGTGCTGTCGCAGAACCGCGCCGTCGAGGCCCAGAAGAACGGGTTCTTCGAGCGGGAGATCACGCCGGTGCCCTTGCCCGACGGCACGGTGGCCACGCAGGACGACGGGCCGCGGCCGGGCACCACGATCGAGAAGCTGTCGCAGTTGCAGCCCGCCTTCAAGCCCGACGGGAGGGTGACCGCCGGCAACGCCTGCCCGCTCAACGACGGCGCCGCCGCCGTGTTGGTGATGTCGGCCGAGAAGGCGCAGGCGTTGGGCCTGACGCCGTTGGCCCGCATCGTCGGCTCGGCCGTGTCGGGGCTGGCTCCCGAGATCATGGGCGTGGGGCCGATCGAGGCCGTCCGCAGGCTGCTGGCCGCCACCGGCATGTCGATCAACGACATCGACGTGGTGGAGCTCAACGAGGCCTTCGCCGCCCAGGTGCTGCCGGTGTGCGACGAACTGGGCGTCGACATCGAGGGCCAGCTCAACCCGCATGGCGGCGCCATTGCGCTGGGTCACCCCTTCGGCCAGACCGGCGCCCGCATCATGACCACCCTGATCAACGACCTGCAGACGCTCGACGGCACCTT from the Acidimicrobiales bacterium genome contains:
- a CDS encoding Coenzyme F420 hydrogenase/dehydrogenase, beta subunit C-terminal domain, encoding MAMAPPKKERWTAHWAHLFDEVVTSGLCTGCAGCVVACPHDVLGYDDTNGVYKPFHLETDKGPADCGHGDRGCTSCTRACPRFRAWEPEIDTMLFGRSRLPGEMEGVTKDIILARATDPTFHEKGQDGGLVSAILMWAMDHGYIDAALVSYLEGDGSTWKAVPGVARTRDDILASAGSRYTYSANTMAYAEAIEGGAEKLALVGMSCMSSSPPAMTVRKAGKVARRFALNIGLLCSKTFDDAIFEELFEAKYGLKKQDMVKMNIKGVFQIWMRDGSYHEVPLKECHAWTREGCKHCPDFAAEHADISTGGIGAFNDWTLTIVRTDLGREILIKMLEDGTIEGRPGDDDPGAIELLRKLSTVSRRRWPEWHPVQDPRLGVPPPKPKVKAPEPA
- a CDS encoding RNA polymerase sigma factor, coding for MGVEAVRAGGDVDLLARAAAGDRDSVREVLDVAGPIVYGFVFARVGGDASVAEDIVQETFVEAVRSASTFRGDAALTTWLCAIARHRIARHYARERKQEVARSALTLIDDEGQAAAIDERDALVRALGALSALHRQVLVLKYLDGKSVSDIADELGRTRVQVQSLLQRARDGLRRQLEGSA
- a CDS encoding DNA-formamidopyrimidine glycosylase family protein, with amino-acid sequence MPELPEVEAYRRLAEAVVGRRVAEVTAPDSWFLKGGITAADVVGALAGRRFTAARRIGKLLLLDTDGGPTLGLRFGMTGRLLVDGAAGVDKLLYTSDRELEAWDRFAVRFDDGGDLRVRDPRRLGGVLLDPDESALGPDALDITVAGLAAALRGSEAPVKARLMDQARLAGVGNLIADEALWRAGVAPQRHAASLSTADVRRLHKHLRGALDDLLARGGSHQGDLMAARRPGGTCPKDGTPLLRSTVGGRTSWWCPSHQR
- a CDS encoding acetyl-CoA C-acyltransferase: MSEAVIVATARTPIGRAFKGSLKDVRADDLSGFIIKSLLEKVPAVDPGTVQDVIWGAANHAGEQSMNVARNAGALAGLPDTVPGTTVNRFCASSLQSIRMAFHAIKAGEGDCFVAGGVESVSRTGGKGFDKEDANPRFLDKDRPDYVNQMYIPMGFTAENVAEKYDVSRERMDEYAVLSQNRAVEAQKNGFFEREITPVPLPDGTVATQDDGPRPGTTIEKLSQLQPAFKPDGRVTAGNACPLNDGAAAVLVMSAEKAQALGLTPLARIVGSAVSGLAPEIMGVGPIEAVRRLLAATGMSINDIDVVELNEAFAAQVLPVCDELGVDIEGQLNPHGGAIALGHPFGQTGARIMTTLINDLQTLDGTFGLETMCVGGGQGMAMIIERLK